Proteins from a genomic interval of Tenacibaculum sp. SZ-18:
- a CDS encoding inorganic phosphate transporter, with protein MGDPYILMLIALAGLAILDLVVGVSNDAVNFLNSAIGSKAIPIKTIMIIASVGVFFGAVTSSGMMEVARKGIFNPNMFMFEEIMFIFMAVMITDILLLDIFNSLGMPTSTTVSIVFELLGAAVAIALLKITASDQPINEISQYINNEQATQIILGIILSVIVAFTVGAIVQYFSRLIYSFNFESRPTYISAIFGGFAITAITYFIIIKGLKGTDFYGNIKHIIEGNTTVIIAGSFILWSTVSYALIKVFKINILTAIIAIGTFSLAMAFAGNDLVNFIGVPIAALNSYNAWEASGEAANQFSMGILADKVPSNTILLLIAGAIMVITLWTSKKARVVIETGINLSRQGDGHEKFQPNNLSRVVVRAAMFANLGLNKLIPIKTQEYINSKFEKPVIKLPKDKTYELPAFDLVRASVNLIMASILISIATSMKLPLSTTYVTFMVAMGTSLADRAWGRESAVYRVAGVLNVIGGWFLTAIIAFTAAGIVAFLIYWHTAMIPVLLFVVIAMLVRTTLQYSKKSKEEKQQQFVERAELISINEVIEESSGHIANVATRVNKLYSSVVNDLATHNLNKLRKTEKYVEKLNDEIESLKSGVFYFIKSLDDTSVQASKFYILILGHLQDVAQSISLISKSTFKHVNNNHKNLKKSQIKDLKNIDIKLSELLDGINDAFEKKQFENLNDILIGKKELLKEVSESIERQVERIRTYETSPKNTTLYFSILLETQDLVSELINLLDNYNEFYISTKTTI; from the coding sequence ATGGGAGATCCATATATTTTAATGTTAATAGCGCTTGCTGGACTTGCAATTCTTGATTTGGTGGTGGGAGTAAGTAATGACGCTGTAAACTTTTTAAATTCTGCTATTGGTTCTAAGGCAATTCCAATTAAAACCATTATGATTATTGCTAGTGTTGGAGTTTTCTTTGGAGCAGTGACTTCTAGTGGAATGATGGAGGTAGCTAGAAAAGGAATATTCAACCCCAATATGTTCATGTTTGAAGAAATAATGTTCATTTTTATGGCGGTTATGATAACCGATATTCTACTACTAGATATTTTCAATTCTTTAGGAATGCCAACATCTACAACAGTATCCATTGTATTCGAATTACTTGGAGCAGCTGTCGCAATCGCTTTACTCAAAATAACAGCATCAGATCAACCAATTAATGAAATTTCTCAGTACATTAATAACGAACAAGCTACTCAAATTATCTTAGGTATTATACTCTCCGTAATTGTAGCGTTTACCGTTGGTGCAATCGTACAATATTTCTCAAGGTTAATTTATTCCTTCAATTTTGAGAGCAGACCAACATATATAAGTGCAATATTTGGAGGGTTTGCAATAACTGCTATCACCTACTTTATAATTATCAAAGGTTTAAAAGGAACTGACTTTTATGGAAATATAAAGCATATAATAGAGGGGAATACTACAGTAATTATTGCTGGTAGCTTTATTTTGTGGTCTACTGTTTCTTATGCGTTAATAAAAGTTTTCAAAATAAATATATTAACCGCAATTATTGCAATTGGAACATTTTCTTTAGCTATGGCTTTTGCCGGAAATGATTTAGTCAATTTCATTGGTGTTCCTATTGCCGCATTGAATTCGTATAATGCTTGGGAAGCTTCAGGAGAAGCAGCTAACCAGTTTTCAATGGGTATTTTAGCCGATAAAGTACCATCTAATACAATATTATTATTAATTGCTGGAGCAATTATGGTAATTACACTTTGGACTTCTAAAAAAGCTAGAGTTGTAATTGAAACGGGAATTAATTTATCCCGCCAAGGAGATGGACATGAAAAATTCCAACCAAACAATCTTTCTCGTGTTGTAGTTAGAGCTGCTATGTTTGCTAATTTAGGTTTAAACAAACTGATCCCTATTAAAACCCAAGAATACATTAATTCAAAGTTTGAAAAACCTGTAATTAAATTACCAAAAGATAAAACTTATGAATTACCAGCTTTCGATTTAGTTAGGGCTTCAGTTAACTTAATCATGGCAAGTATCTTAATCTCTATCGCAACTTCAATGAAACTGCCTCTTTCTACTACCTATGTAACATTTATGGTAGCAATGGGAACCTCATTAGCAGATAGAGCTTGGGGTCGTGAAAGTGCTGTTTATAGAGTTGCCGGTGTTTTAAATGTAATTGGAGGATGGTTTCTAACAGCAATTATCGCATTCACGGCAGCTGGTATTGTTGCTTTCTTAATTTATTGGCATACAGCAATGATTCCTGTTTTATTATTTGTTGTAATTGCAATGTTAGTAAGAACGACTCTTCAATATTCAAAAAAATCAAAAGAAGAAAAACAACAACAGTTTGTTGAAAGAGCAGAATTAATTTCAATTAATGAAGTTATTGAGGAGAGTTCTGGACATATTGCTAATGTAGCCACAAGAGTAAATAAATTATACTCTAGCGTAGTAAATGATTTAGCAACTCATAATTTAAATAAATTAAGAAAAACTGAAAAGTATGTAGAAAAATTAAACGACGAAATCGAAAGTTTAAAGAGTGGAGTTTTCTATTTTATTAAATCTCTCGACGATACTTCAGTTCAAGCAAGTAAATTCTATATCTTAATCCTTGGGCATTTACAAGATGTTGCCCAATCGATAAGCTTGATTTCTAAGTCTACTTTCAAACACGTAAATAACAATCACAAGAACTTAAAGAAGTCTCAAATCAAAGATTTAAAAAACATTGACATCAAACTTAGTGAACTGTTAGACGGAATTAATGACGCTTTTGAAAAGAAGCAATTCGAAAACTTAAATGATATTTTGATTGGTAAAAAAGAACTTTTAAAAGAAGTTTCTGAATCTATCGAAAGACAAGTTGAAAGAATTCGTACATATGAAACAAGTCCAAAAAACACGACACTTTACTTTAGTATTTTGTTAGAAACTCAAGATTTAGTTTCTGAACTAATTAACTTACTAGATAATTACAATGAATTTTACATTAGCACCAAAACAACTATCTAA
- a CDS encoding ribonuclease H1 domain-containing protein, which produces MAKKKKFYVVWKGKKPGIYSSWNECKEQINGFEGAQYKSFVSESEANLALKKTYNDYKGKDTRKITLTKEELVKFGKPILNSLSVDAACSGNPGAMEYRGVDTKTKKQIFIQGPFKKGTNNIGEFLAIVHGLAFLKSKNEHNYPIYTDSKIAMSWVKKKQCRTNVTFSDENKDLLDMIKRAEKWLQENNYSNPILKWETKAWGEIPADFGRK; this is translated from the coding sequence TTGGCTAAAAAAAAGAAGTTTTATGTGGTTTGGAAAGGTAAGAAACCTGGAATATATTCTTCTTGGAATGAATGTAAAGAACAAATTAATGGGTTTGAAGGAGCTCAATATAAATCTTTTGTGAGTGAATCCGAGGCTAACTTAGCGTTGAAAAAAACCTATAATGACTACAAGGGTAAAGACACTAGAAAAATAACACTTACTAAAGAGGAGTTAGTAAAGTTTGGAAAACCAATATTAAATAGTTTGTCCGTAGATGCTGCTTGTTCTGGTAACCCAGGTGCGATGGAATACAGGGGTGTTGATACAAAGACCAAAAAACAAATATTTATACAAGGACCATTTAAAAAAGGAACAAATAACATAGGTGAATTTCTTGCAATTGTTCACGGATTAGCTTTTTTGAAAAGTAAAAACGAACATAACTATCCAATATATACAGACTCAAAGATTGCTATGAGTTGGGTAAAAAAGAAACAATGTAGAACTAACGTTACATTTTCGGATGAAAATAAAGATCTTTTGGATATGATAAAGAGAGCAGAGAAGTGGCTTCAGGAGAATAACTACAGTAACCCTATTTTAAAATGGGAAACTAAGGCTTGGGGAGAAATTCCTGCTGATTTCGGACGTAAGTAA
- a CDS encoding aminotransferase class V-fold PLP-dependent enzyme, with protein sequence MFDIDTIREDFPILKREVHGKPLIYFDNGATSQTPKQVIDTIVNYYTNYNANIHRGVHTLSQEATDKYEEARVKIQNHFNAKHSYEIIFTAGTTESINIIASGFSSIIKEGDEVIVSALEHHSNIVPWQMMCEKTGAQLKVLPMNEDGSLRMDLFDELLTNKTKLVFCNHVSNALGTINPIETLIHKAHKFGAYVLIDGAQACPHIKPDVQKLDVDFYVTSAHKMCGPTGVGILYGKKELLEMLPPYQGGGEMIETVTFEKTTYAGLPHKFEAGTPNICGGIAFGAAVDYMNSIGFETIQERENELLHYATEKLTEIEGLKIYGTANKTSVVSFNIANIHPYDIGAILDKLGIAVRTGHHCAQPIMDYFKIPGTVRASLSFYNTKEEIDTLVAAVKKAKMMLS encoded by the coding sequence ATGTTTGATATTGACACAATCCGTGAAGATTTCCCGATTTTGAAAAGAGAAGTTCATGGTAAACCTTTGATATATTTTGATAATGGTGCAACATCGCAAACACCAAAACAAGTTATCGATACAATAGTTAATTATTATACTAACTATAATGCAAATATTCATCGTGGAGTACACACGTTAAGTCAAGAAGCTACAGATAAGTATGAGGAGGCTCGTGTTAAAATTCAAAATCACTTCAATGCAAAACATTCTTATGAGATAATTTTCACCGCTGGTACTACTGAAAGTATCAATATAATTGCTTCTGGTTTTTCTTCTATCATAAAAGAAGGAGATGAAGTAATTGTATCTGCTTTGGAACATCATTCTAATATTGTGCCTTGGCAAATGATGTGTGAGAAAACTGGAGCTCAGTTAAAAGTACTTCCTATGAATGAAGATGGTTCTTTGAGAATGGATTTGTTTGATGAATTGCTTACAAACAAAACAAAACTAGTTTTTTGCAATCACGTATCAAATGCCTTAGGAACTATTAATCCTATTGAAACTTTAATTCATAAAGCACATAAATTTGGAGCTTACGTTTTAATTGATGGAGCGCAAGCTTGTCCTCACATTAAACCAGATGTTCAAAAATTAGATGTAGATTTTTATGTGACTTCTGCTCATAAAATGTGTGGCCCTACGGGAGTTGGAATCCTTTACGGAAAGAAAGAATTGCTAGAAATGTTACCTCCTTATCAAGGCGGAGGAGAAATGATAGAAACGGTAACATTCGAAAAAACAACCTACGCAGGTTTACCTCATAAATTTGAAGCAGGTACACCAAATATTTGTGGTGGTATCGCATTTGGTGCAGCTGTAGACTACATGAATTCTATTGGTTTTGAAACCATTCAAGAACGTGAAAATGAACTTTTACATTATGCAACCGAGAAACTAACTGAAATAGAAGGACTTAAAATATATGGTACTGCTAATAAAACATCAGTAGTTTCTTTTAACATAGCCAATATTCACCCGTATGATATCGGAGCTATTCTTGACAAACTTGGAATTGCTGTAAGAACTGGTCACCATTGTGCTCAACCAATTATGGATTATTTTAAAATACCCGGAACAGTTCGAGCATCCTTATCTTTTTACAATACAAAAGAAGAAATTGACACATTAGTTGCTGCAGTTAAAAAGGCAAAAATGATGCTGAGTTAA
- a CDS encoding metallophosphoesterase, producing MSSKKRITRAFNNAKTLPLTESSKYIMFSDCHRGDNSFADDFARNRNIFNYALSQYFIEDYTYIELGDGDELWENKFDTIFQENKDVYLLLKKFYDTNRLHFIWGNHDMVYKNPKTINKNLAYYFEDALGKELELMPNASFSESILLKNEQTKQSLFLIHGHQADWFNYNFWRLSRFLVRFLWKPLQILGIKDPTSPAKNFRELIKVEQRIEKWIKSNQNQIIITGHTHRPRFPQPDEVPFFNDGSCVHPRCITGLEIENYQITLIKWHLVTQENGTMKIIKTILEGPKNIEEYQ from the coding sequence ATGTCATCTAAAAAAAGAATAACTAGAGCTTTTAATAATGCCAAAACACTTCCACTAACCGAAAGTTCTAAATACATTATGTTTTCCGATTGCCATAGAGGAGATAATAGTTTTGCTGATGACTTTGCTCGTAATAGAAATATTTTCAACTATGCATTGTCTCAATATTTTATTGAAGATTATACTTATATCGAATTAGGTGATGGTGATGAATTATGGGAAAATAAATTTGATACAATTTTCCAAGAAAATAAAGATGTTTATTTGCTTTTGAAAAAATTCTATGATACAAATAGACTTCATTTTATTTGGGGGAATCATGATATGGTTTACAAGAACCCAAAAACCATCAACAAAAATCTAGCTTATTATTTCGAAGACGCTCTTGGTAAAGAACTTGAACTTATGCCCAATGCTTCATTTTCTGAATCTATTCTACTAAAAAATGAACAAACCAAACAATCTCTATTCTTAATTCATGGACATCAAGCAGATTGGTTTAATTATAACTTCTGGCGTTTAAGTCGCTTTTTAGTGCGATTTTTATGGAAACCTTTACAAATCCTGGGAATTAAAGACCCCACCAGTCCTGCTAAAAATTTTCGAGAATTAATTAAAGTAGAACAGCGAATTGAAAAATGGATTAAAAGTAATCAAAACCAAATAATTATAACTGGGCATACGCACAGACCTCGATTTCCTCAACCTGACGAAGTTCCATTTTTTAATGATGGAAGTTGCGTACATCCTAGATGCATAACGGGTTTAGAAATTGAAAATTATCAAATAACTCTTATTAAATGGCATTTGGTAACTCAAGAAAACGGAACTATGAAAATTATAAAAACTATTCTTGAAGGTCCTAAAAATATTGAGGAATATCAATAG
- a CDS encoding serine hydrolase domain-containing protein: MRIIKRGLLLLFTILLLIGFYNYPKLNILAGYSAKMTGSSVFLAERDLVFTDSTDTNFSPINLATNTINEENKTAQSSALGLLKRTSKYREGFGNVLLVDGFELDSNMKKPTRSKPDDTTEFPYGNAEPKDSVFANIDYDKLNSTVDEMFNSVNKTRVILVIYKDKIITERYDTGFDKNSKFLGWSMTKSITSALFGVLQSKGLIDVNDKAPFEEWSNDDRKDITIHNLLQMNSGLEWDEDYNTISDVTKMLFLTEDVTKIQLGKQLIGKPNETWNYSSGTTNLLSGILRKQFDTHQKYLDFWYSGLIDRIGMNSMTVETDMVGNYVGSSYAWATARDWAKLGLLYLHDGNWNGDSLFDKDWVKYATTPTPTSDGWYGAQIWLNAGGRYSDVPKNMFSFNGYQGQNVFILPDQDLVVVRLGLTKNADVNNFLSGVMNSFK; encoded by the coding sequence ATGAGAATAATTAAGAGAGGTCTACTATTACTTTTCACTATTTTACTTTTAATTGGTTTTTATAATTACCCAAAGCTAAACATTTTAGCAGGTTATTCTGCAAAAATGACGGGTTCTTCAGTTTTTTTAGCTGAAAGAGATTTAGTATTTACTGATTCTACCGATACTAATTTTTCGCCAATAAACTTAGCGACTAATACAATAAATGAAGAGAACAAAACTGCCCAGTCTTCTGCATTAGGTTTGTTAAAACGTACTTCAAAGTACAGAGAAGGATTTGGTAATGTATTATTAGTTGATGGTTTTGAACTTGATAGTAATATGAAAAAACCAACTAGATCTAAACCGGATGATACAACTGAATTCCCTTACGGGAATGCAGAGCCAAAAGATTCAGTATTTGCTAATATTGATTACGATAAGTTAAATTCTACCGTTGATGAAATGTTTAACAGTGTTAATAAAACAAGAGTAATACTTGTAATATACAAGGATAAGATTATTACGGAGAGATATGATACTGGCTTTGATAAAAACTCCAAATTCCTTGGTTGGTCAATGACTAAAAGTATTACGAGCGCTTTGTTTGGTGTTTTACAAAGCAAAGGGCTTATAGATGTTAATGATAAAGCGCCTTTTGAAGAATGGAGTAATGATGATAGAAAAGATATTACAATTCATAATTTACTTCAAATGAATAGTGGATTGGAATGGGATGAGGATTATAACACAATTTCTGATGTTACCAAAATGTTGTTCCTAACGGAAGATGTTACTAAAATTCAGTTAGGAAAACAGTTAATAGGAAAACCAAACGAAACTTGGAATTACTCTTCTGGAACGACAAATTTACTTTCTGGAATTTTAAGAAAACAGTTTGATACACATCAAAAATATTTAGACTTCTGGTATAGCGGTTTAATTGATAGGATTGGAATGAATTCAATGACAGTTGAAACGGATATGGTTGGTAATTATGTTGGTTCTTCTTATGCGTGGGCAACCGCTCGAGATTGGGCTAAATTAGGATTACTATATTTACATGACGGAAATTGGAATGGAGATTCTTTATTTGATAAAGATTGGGTAAAATACGCAACTACACCAACCCCAACTTCTGATGGTTGGTATGGAGCCCAAATTTGGTTAAATGCAGGAGGAAGATATTCTGATGTTCCAAAAAACATGTTCTCTTTTAATGGTTATCAAGGTCAGAATGTATTTATTCTACCAGACCAGGATTTAGTAGTTGTAAGATTAGGATTAACGAAAAATGCAGATGTTAATAATTTCTTAAGCGGCGTGATGAATTCCTTTAAATAA
- a CDS encoding TonB-dependent receptor, translating into MKQLTLSVLFSLIFSLGLSAQNIVKGVVKDSNSEGLLQGVSVSVEGKNIKVTTDVIGSFIIENLPDGRHIIVIKKDGYETQNYPVTLSGNIVDLGIVYMYEDEFAEDQDLSTIIITDDELNDDTTASDNISGLLQASRDVYLRTAAFEFSSSFFRVRGLDSDNAKLLINGIEMNKLSTGRPEWANWGGLNDVLRNQEFTNGLAPSNFTFGGVLGSNNISTRASEYRQGGRVSYASSNRSYVHRVMGTYATGLMDDGWAFAFSGSRRIADEGFADGSSYNAYSTFASIEKVFNDKHSLNFTSVFAANRRGKAAPNTQEVIDIKGIQYNPYWGYQNGKIRNSRIKDVEEPFIMLNHYWNINEKTSLTTNVAYQFGGIGNSRIDFNGARVEDGIVDGDGNPFITNLATANPDPTYYQKLPSYGIREGLPGVYGMYQEFVNNGQLDWNQLYAANAASVTGGNSAYVLYEDRNEDDRYTINTIFNTELTDNISLNASVNYTSQKSENFAEIVDLLGGTGYLDVDTFADTFEEKQNNLLNPLHLAGEGDRFKYDFDLLSQVINGFVQTQFKFNKVDFFLAGSLSRTSHQREGNFQNGGFVNTSFGKSEKQEFTNWGAKGGLTYKITGRHILDFNAGYLTKAPTLRNTFANSRENNAIVKGIESEKVLTLDASYILRTPIIQARATAYYTGIKDAIETSFFFADGIGGDNTAFVQETLQGIEKRHIGAELGLEVKVTPTIKLKGAANIGQYTYDNNPNLFIASEDFVGDPDADEFGVKDFGKSNLKNYRIASGPQKAYSFGFEYRDPDYWWFGATANVFNDTYIDIAPLTRSSNFADDGGVPFPDYDESIARELLRQERFNDYMVVNAVGGKSWRVGSGQYIGLFASIGNIFNREYRTGGFEQGRNANYRQLRDDKALETPVFGNKYWYGRGTTYFINLNYRF; encoded by the coding sequence ATGAAACAATTAACTCTATCAGTGTTATTTAGCTTGATTTTTTCTTTAGGATTATCAGCTCAAAACATTGTGAAAGGGGTTGTGAAAGACAGCAACTCCGAAGGATTATTACAAGGTGTTTCAGTAAGTGTTGAAGGAAAGAACATTAAGGTAACAACAGATGTTATCGGTTCTTTTATCATTGAAAACTTACCTGACGGGAGGCACATTATTGTAATAAAAAAGGATGGTTATGAAACTCAAAACTATCCAGTAACACTATCGGGAAATATAGTAGATCTGGGGATTGTATATATGTACGAGGATGAGTTTGCTGAAGATCAAGACTTGAGTACTATTATAATTACTGACGATGAATTAAACGACGACACTACTGCTTCTGATAATATTTCTGGACTTCTTCAAGCTTCTAGAGATGTTTATTTAAGAACTGCTGCTTTCGAATTTAGTTCTTCTTTCTTTAGAGTTCGTGGTTTAGATTCTGACAACGCAAAACTTTTAATAAACGGTATTGAAATGAACAAACTTTCTACAGGTAGACCAGAGTGGGCAAACTGGGGAGGTTTGAATGATGTATTGAGAAATCAAGAATTTACAAATGGCTTAGCTCCTTCGAACTTCACTTTTGGTGGTGTTTTAGGATCAAACAATATTAGTACAAGAGCTTCTGAATATAGACAAGGAGGAAGAGTTTCCTATGCTTCATCTAACAGAAGCTATGTTCACCGAGTTATGGGAACATACGCAACCGGTTTAATGGATGATGGTTGGGCATTTGCTTTCTCAGGAAGTAGAAGAATCGCAGACGAAGGTTTCGCTGACGGATCTTCATATAATGCTTACTCAACGTTCGCGTCTATTGAAAAAGTATTCAATGATAAACACAGTTTAAACTTCACATCAGTATTTGCTGCTAACAGAAGAGGTAAAGCTGCTCCAAATACTCAAGAAGTTATTGATATCAAAGGAATTCAATACAATCCATATTGGGGATACCAAAATGGTAAAATTAGAAACTCAAGAATTAAAGATGTTGAAGAGCCTTTCATTATGTTAAACCACTATTGGAACATTAACGAGAAAACTTCTTTAACTACAAATGTTGCTTACCAATTTGGAGGTATTGGTAACAGTAGAATTGACTTTAATGGAGCACGAGTTGAAGACGGTATTGTTGATGGTGACGGAAACCCATTCATTACAAATTTAGCAACTGCTAACCCAGATCCAACTTATTATCAAAAACTGCCTAGTTACGGAATAAGAGAAGGTTTACCTGGTGTTTACGGAATGTATCAAGAGTTTGTAAATAACGGACAATTAGATTGGAACCAACTATATGCTGCAAATGCTGCTTCTGTTACAGGAGGAAATTCTGCATACGTATTGTATGAAGATAGAAACGAAGACGATAGATATACAATTAATACAATCTTCAATACTGAATTGACAGATAACATTTCATTAAATGCTTCTGTAAATTACACTTCTCAGAAATCGGAAAACTTCGCAGAGATTGTTGACTTATTAGGAGGAACTGGATATTTAGATGTTGATACTTTTGCAGACACTTTTGAAGAAAAACAAAATAACTTATTAAACCCACTTCATTTAGCAGGAGAAGGAGATCGTTTTAAATATGACTTCGATTTACTTTCACAAGTAATAAATGGTTTTGTTCAAACACAGTTCAAGTTTAACAAAGTTGATTTCTTCTTAGCGGGTAGTCTTTCGAGAACTTCTCACCAAAGAGAAGGTAACTTCCAAAATGGAGGATTTGTTAATACTTCATTTGGAAAATCTGAAAAGCAGGAATTCACTAACTGGGGAGCAAAAGGAGGTTTAACTTATAAAATTACTGGTCGTCATATCTTAGATTTTAATGCGGGTTATTTAACTAAAGCTCCAACTTTAAGAAATACTTTTGCCAACTCAAGAGAGAACAATGCTATTGTTAAAGGAATTGAAAGTGAAAAGGTATTAACACTCGATGCTAGCTATATTTTAAGAACTCCTATTATTCAGGCAAGAGCTACTGCTTATTATACAGGTATTAAGGATGCTATCGAAACATCTTTTTTCTTTGCTGACGGTATTGGTGGTGATAATACTGCTTTCGTACAAGAAACTTTACAAGGAATTGAAAAGAGACATATTGGAGCTGAATTAGGTTTAGAAGTTAAAGTTACTCCTACTATTAAATTAAAAGGTGCTGCAAACATCGGACAATATACTTATGACAACAATCCAAATTTATTCATCGCTTCAGAAGACTTTGTTGGTGATCCTGATGCAGATGAATTTGGGGTAAAAGATTTTGGAAAATCCAATCTTAAAAATTATAGAATAGCAAGTGGACCTCAGAAAGCATATTCTTTTGGTTTTGAATATAGAGATCCTGATTACTGGTGGTTTGGAGCAACTGCTAACGTATTTAATGATACATATATTGATATTGCTCCTTTAACAAGAAGTAGTAACTTTGCTGACGATGGTGGAGTACCATTTCCTGACTATGATGAATCAATTGCAAGAGAATTATTAAGACAAGAAAGGTTTAATGACTACATGGTAGTAAACGCAGTAGGAGGGAAATCTTGGAGAGTTGGAAGCGGACAATACATTGGTTTATTTGCTAGTATTGGTAACATTTTCAATAGAGAATACAGAACAGGTGGATTTGAACAAGGAAGAAACGCTAACTATCGTCAATTAAGAGATGATAAAGCACTAGAAACTCCTGTTTTTGGTAATAAATATTGGTACGGTAGAGGAACTACGTACTTCATTAACTTAAATTATAGATTTTAA
- a CDS encoding DUF5689 domain-containing protein, whose protein sequence is MKTNKILSILSFFIFAIAITSCVEDNSFETPDISFEEPDIDTEFTVAKIHNDLIQAYNSNGDLTLTYFADLANPTYVTGYVVSSDAAGNFFRTLVIQDQAENATAGIELLVNNSSLSESFEIGRKVYIRLDGLTVSYDDGESTSFINPTNNIPGVFTLGLLSNEGRVDDIPYTSPEQRKALVKSTELATVVPTEIKIGEIEQKHVNTLVNLPAAQFDKEDLGKTFAGEVNDEFDGFRNIFECETEATIPLQTSTFSSFKSNKLPEGQGAATAVLAKDFRAEFFVLIANNPAELAFTNNERCDPIVLECTGVTSTDVTVFEEDFQTITNEAQLDGLGWTNVNVSGGSERYEDSSFSGNRYMKISAFGTGENPLEAWLVTPAINLDGTTEEVLTFDISANFESGKVLTAFITENYTGDPTTTDWIQIDANVPTGDGGFGDFVSSSINISCLSGDVHVAFKYLGSADNMETRYHIDNVKVTGK, encoded by the coding sequence ATGAAAACTAATAAAATATTAAGCATTTTATCATTTTTTATCTTCGCCATTGCAATCACATCTTGTGTTGAAGATAATTCTTTTGAAACTCCCGATATTAGCTTTGAGGAGCCAGACATTGACACTGAATTTACAGTGGCTAAAATTCATAACGATTTAATTCAAGCGTATAATAGTAATGGTGATTTAACTCTTACATATTTCGCTGATTTAGCAAATCCAACTTATGTTACTGGATATGTAGTTTCTAGCGATGCTGCTGGAAATTTCTTCAGAACTTTAGTAATTCAAGATCAAGCTGAAAATGCAACTGCTGGAATTGAATTACTAGTTAATAACAGTTCTTTAAGCGAATCTTTTGAAATCGGAAGAAAAGTTTACATCAGATTAGATGGTTTAACTGTTTCTTATGATGATGGTGAAAGCACTAGCTTCATCAACCCAACAAATAACATTCCTGGAGTTTTCACTTTAGGGTTATTATCAAATGAAGGTCGTGTTGATGACATTCCTTACACCTCTCCAGAACAAAGAAAAGCTTTAGTAAAATCTACAGAGTTAGCTACAGTTGTTCCAACCGAAATCAAAATTGGAGAAATTGAGCAAAAACATGTGAATACTTTAGTTAACTTACCAGCCGCTCAGTTTGATAAAGAAGATTTAGGTAAAACATTTGCCGGTGAAGTTAATGACGAATTTGATGGGTTTAGAAACATTTTCGAATGTGAAACAGAAGCTACTATCCCATTACAAACAAGTACTTTTTCTAGCTTTAAATCAAATAAATTACCAGAAGGACAAGGTGCTGCTACTGCAGTTTTAGCTAAAGATTTTAGAGCAGAATTTTTCGTTTTAATCGCAAATAATCCTGCTGAATTAGCATTCACTAACAATGAAAGATGTGATCCAATCGTATTAGAATGTACCGGTGTTACTTCAACTGACGTAACTGTATTCGAAGAAGACTTCCAAACAATTACAAACGAAGCTCAATTAGATGGTTTGGGATGGACAAATGTTAACGTATCTGGAGGTAGCGAAAGATATGAAGACAGTTCTTTCTCTGGAAACAGATATATGAAAATCTCTGCTTTTGGAACAGGTGAGAATCCATTAGAAGCTTGGTTAGTAACTCCAGCTATTAACCTAGACGGAACTACAGAAGAAGTATTAACATTTGATATCTCAGCAAACTTTGAGTCTGGAAAAGTATTAACAGCTTTCATTACTGAAAACTATACTGGAGACCCAACCACAACTGATTGGATTCAAATTGATGCAAACGTACCAACAGGTGACGGAGGTTTCGGAGATTTCGTTTCTTCTTCTATCAACATTTCTTGTTTAAGTGGTGATGTACACGTAGCATTTAAGTATTTAGGCTCTGCTGATAACATGGAAACTAGATATCACATTGACAATGTAAAAGTGACTGGAAAATAA